The following are encoded together in the Bradymonas sediminis genome:
- a CDS encoding phage holin family protein codes for MSFFLSWLVMALAVWLTATILPGVHVKNLPSTLIIAAIFGVLNFLLGWLFFTVFTIATLGLAWLFAVVTRIIIDAIILKMTDATTDRLKIDGFGWAVGAAVMISVLGSLGEYAVKAIF; via the coding sequence ATGAGTTTTTTCTTATCCTGGTTGGTAATGGCCTTGGCCGTCTGGCTGACGGCCACTATTTTGCCGGGCGTCCACGTCAAAAACCTGCCCAGCACCCTGATCATCGCGGCCATCTTTGGCGTGCTCAACTTCCTGCTCGGCTGGCTCTTCTTCACGGTCTTTACGATCGCGACCCTTGGGCTCGCCTGGCTCTTCGCCGTGGTCACCCGCATCATCATCGACGCGATCATCCTCAAGATGACCGACGCCACGACCGACCGACTCAAGATCGACGGGTTTGGCTGGGCGGTCGGCGCAGCGGTCATGATCTCGGTGCTCGGAAGCCTCGGCGAGTACGCGGTCAAGGCAATCTTCTAA
- a CDS encoding GNAT family N-acetyltransferase, producing MEFELQECTLRGWEYGDVNALVRHANRREIARYLRDSFPHPYTHEDAEEWVTLAGATYPQTDFAIVVDDIVVGGVGFETKTDVFRKSAEIGYWLSERYRGRGICTSAVRALVPWGFETRGFERIYAGVFSNNPASMRVLEKAGFEREARLKRAIYKNGEVLDEIIFATWPEQWRSDEAKP from the coding sequence ATGGAATTTGAGCTGCAAGAATGCACGCTGCGTGGCTGGGAATACGGGGACGTCAACGCCCTGGTGCGCCACGCCAATCGGCGCGAGATCGCGCGTTATCTGCGCGATTCTTTTCCGCATCCCTACACCCATGAAGACGCCGAGGAGTGGGTGACCCTGGCGGGCGCGACCTACCCGCAGACCGACTTTGCCATCGTCGTCGACGATATCGTGGTCGGCGGTGTGGGGTTTGAGACCAAGACCGACGTCTTTCGGAAGAGCGCCGAGATTGGCTATTGGTTGTCGGAGAGATATCGAGGGCGCGGGATTTGCACCAGCGCGGTGCGCGCGCTGGTGCCCTGGGGGTTCGAGACCCGCGGCTTTGAGCGCATTTACGCCGGGGTATTTAGCAATAACCCGGCGTCGATGCGTGTGTTGGAGAAGGCCGGCTTTGAGCGCGAAGCGCGCCTGAAGCGGGCCATCTACAAAAATGGTGAGGTGCTCGACGAGATCATCTTCGCGACCTGGCCGGAGCAGTGGCGAAGCGATGAGGCTAAGCCATAA
- the yaaA gene encoding peroxide stress protein YaaA produces MLAIVSPSKSLDFESELPTNLYTQPEFLDQSQLLIDQLRGFDVDGLRELMSVSENLAELNVERNHAFETPFTPENARPAIFAFTGDVYTDFQLAKYREEDFDYVQDHLRILSGLYGLLRPLDLIQPYRLEMGTRLENERGKNLYEFWGERITDALAVALEAQAQGDEPILLNLASKEYFSSVDFKRLNARVVDVKFMDLKGDKYKTITFYLKRLRGTMVDWMVRNKVDSLEELKNFKERNYYFCPERSSKDTLVFLRDEKP; encoded by the coding sequence ATGCTTGCAATCGTATCCCCGTCGAAATCGCTGGATTTTGAGAGCGAATTGCCCACCAATCTCTACACGCAGCCCGAGTTTCTCGACCAGTCACAGCTGCTGATTGACCAACTTCGCGGATTCGACGTCGATGGACTGCGCGAGCTGATGAGCGTCAGCGAGAACCTGGCGGAGCTCAACGTCGAGCGAAACCACGCCTTCGAGACGCCCTTTACCCCCGAGAACGCGCGCCCGGCGATCTTCGCCTTTACGGGCGATGTTTATACGGATTTCCAATTGGCAAAATACCGGGAGGAGGACTTCGACTATGTGCAGGACCACCTGCGCATCTTGTCGGGGCTCTACGGGTTGCTGCGCCCGCTGGACCTGATTCAGCCGTACCGCCTGGAGATGGGCACGCGACTGGAGAATGAGCGCGGAAAGAATCTCTATGAGTTCTGGGGAGAGCGTATCACCGACGCGCTGGCCGTGGCGCTCGAGGCGCAGGCGCAGGGCGATGAGCCCATTTTACTGAACCTAGCCTCCAAAGAATATTTCAGCAGCGTCGACTTTAAACGCCTGAACGCGCGGGTGGTCGACGTGAAGTTTATGGACCTTAAAGGCGACAAATATAAGACGATCACCTTCTATTTGAAGCGTCTGCGCGGCACGATGGTCGACTGGATGGTTCGCAATAAGGTGGACTCGCTCGAAGAGCTTAAGAACTTTAAGGAGCGAAATTATTATTTCTGCCCGGAGCGTTCTTCCAAAGATACCCTTGTGTTTTTGCGCGATGAGAAGCCCTGA
- a CDS encoding RluA family pseudouridine synthase gives MAEQEEKNLGELITENVRERHYDVDGNNNGWRLDRFLTQCMPRVSRSLAGRIARDGDVQVIPRRKVKAGTRLRTGDVVIVRQQLDPERVQDAQVEIIHHDDALIVVGKPSGMLVHESSSVRLNTVQMYLERQGLEDAEPVHRLDRETSGVLICAARRDCVPTLRGLFATAHPQKIYRALVLDPDEVWQVGESRWIDTPLGSDTTSRMDVRMGVGDLEARTHVEVLGRLDHAFGPMADLRVRIETGRQHQIRIHLALQGTPIAGDKLYGQTDEFFMAITSNPRDPELLAQLAFDRHALHAWKLIMPHPDSGEMMEFEAALPDIWGA, from the coding sequence ATGGCCGAGCAAGAAGAGAAAAACCTGGGGGAGCTCATCACCGAGAATGTGCGTGAGCGCCATTACGATGTGGACGGCAATAATAACGGCTGGCGCCTCGACCGTTTTTTGACCCAATGCATGCCGCGGGTGTCGCGCAGCCTGGCCGGGCGCATCGCGCGTGATGGGGATGTGCAGGTGATTCCGCGGCGCAAGGTGAAGGCGGGGACCCGCCTGCGCACCGGCGACGTGGTCATCGTGCGCCAGCAACTCGACCCGGAGCGGGTGCAGGACGCGCAGGTCGAAATTATCCACCACGACGACGCGTTGATCGTGGTGGGCAAGCCGTCCGGGATGCTCGTGCACGAGAGTAGTTCGGTGCGCCTCAATACGGTGCAGATGTATCTGGAGCGCCAGGGTTTGGAGGACGCGGAGCCGGTGCATCGGCTTGACCGCGAGACCAGCGGGGTGCTGATTTGCGCGGCGCGCCGCGACTGCGTGCCGACGCTGCGCGGGTTATTTGCGACCGCGCATCCCCAGAAGATCTACCGCGCGTTGGTGCTCGACCCGGACGAGGTTTGGCAGGTCGGCGAGAGTCGCTGGATTGACACGCCGCTGGGGAGCGACACGACCAGCCGCATGGACGTGCGCATGGGCGTCGGCGACCTCGAGGCGCGCACGCACGTCGAGGTGCTCGGGCGGCTCGACCACGCGTTCGGGCCGATGGCCGACCTTCGGGTGCGCATTGAGACCGGGCGCCAGCACCAGATTCGCATTCACCTGGCCCTGCAGGGAACCCCCATCGCCGGAGACAAGCTCTACGGGCAGACCGATGAGTTCTTTATGGCGATTACGAGCAATCCCAGGGACCCGGAATTGCTGGCGCAGCTCGCGTTTGACCGCCACGCCTTGCACGCCTGGAAGTTGATTATGCCACACCCCGACAGCGGGGAAATGATGGAGTTTGAAGCCGCGCTGCCGGACATCTGGGGCGCTTAA